One genomic region from Terasakiella sp. SH-1 encodes:
- the radC gene encoding DNA repair protein RadC produces MSEIPHYVGHRKRLRERFLKSGGEALHDYELLELLLFGAIPRGDVKPLAKRLIKSFGSFADVISADPRTLLLEDGLGEAAVCSLKASQAGAIRLAQEQVLNKPVLSSWQTLLDYCRASMAYHGVEQFRVLYLNRKNVLIADELQQRGTIDHTPVYPREVIKRALELEASALIMVHNHPSGDTTPSRADIDMTKRIRDIARPLSLELHDHVIVSRKGYYSFKSHSLL; encoded by the coding sequence GTGAGTGAAATCCCCCATTATGTCGGTCATCGAAAACGTTTGCGTGAACGGTTTTTAAAATCAGGTGGCGAGGCTCTCCATGATTATGAATTGTTGGAACTGTTATTGTTTGGGGCAATTCCGCGTGGGGATGTCAAGCCACTTGCCAAGCGCTTGATCAAAAGCTTTGGCAGTTTTGCCGATGTCATTTCCGCAGACCCCAGAACATTATTACTGGAAGATGGTTTGGGGGAAGCAGCCGTTTGTTCCCTAAAAGCCAGTCAGGCCGGGGCGATACGTTTGGCACAGGAGCAGGTGTTGAACAAGCCTGTTTTATCTTCCTGGCAAACGTTGTTGGATTATTGCCGTGCCTCCATGGCCTATCACGGGGTGGAACAGTTTCGTGTTCTCTATCTTAATCGCAAAAATGTTCTGATTGCCGATGAACTTCAGCAACGCGGCACGATTGATCATACACCGGTTTATCCACGTGAAGTGATCAAACGTGCCCTTGAACTGGAAGCATCAGCGCTGATCATGGTGCATAACCACCCTAGTGGCGATACAACGCCTTCGCGGGCGGATATCGACATGACCAAACGCATTCGTGACATTGCGCGACCTTTAAGCCTTGAACTCCATGATCATGTGATCGTCAGTCGAAAGGGGTATTACAGCTTTAAAAGTCATAGTTTGCTGTAA